A window from Actinomycetospora corticicola encodes these proteins:
- a CDS encoding alpha/beta fold hydrolase, protein MQVNGKELAVEITGDGPVVLLVHGLGGTSNFYQPQVAALAERFTVVRPDMEGSGRSPVAGTVSIQSFANDLADLLSRLDAGPARVVGHSMATITVRLLAATRPEAVSHLALLGAVPAPLPEAGQQAQHDRAAKARAGEMPAIADAVMANATAETTRRDAPATAALVRELVLRQDPEGYARSCEALAGAPDPGPIDPQLPLLLLTGAEDGVGRPAISEALAEAHGAATLDVLPGCGHWTALERPNDVTEHLLKFF, encoded by the coding sequence GTGCAGGTGAACGGCAAGGAACTGGCGGTCGAGATCACGGGCGACGGGCCCGTGGTGCTGCTCGTCCACGGGCTCGGCGGGACGTCGAACTTCTACCAGCCGCAGGTGGCCGCCCTCGCCGAGCGGTTCACCGTCGTCCGACCCGACATGGAGGGCTCCGGACGCTCGCCGGTCGCCGGGACGGTCTCCATCCAGAGCTTCGCCAACGACCTCGCCGACCTGCTCTCCCGGCTCGACGCGGGGCCCGCCCGCGTCGTCGGCCACTCGATGGCCACCATCACCGTGCGCCTGCTCGCCGCGACCCGGCCCGAGGCGGTGTCCCACCTCGCCCTGCTCGGCGCCGTGCCCGCGCCGCTGCCGGAGGCCGGGCAGCAGGCACAGCACGACCGGGCCGCGAAGGCCCGGGCCGGCGAGATGCCGGCGATCGCGGACGCGGTGATGGCGAACGCCACCGCCGAGACCACCCGCCGGGACGCCCCCGCCACCGCCGCCCTCGTCCGGGAGCTCGTCCTGCGCCAGGACCCCGAGGGCTACGCCCGCTCATGCGAGGCCCTCGCGGGCGCGCCCGACCCGGGACCGATCGACCCGCAGCTGCCGCTGCTGCTGCTCACCGGCGCCGAGGACGGGGTCGGCAGGCCCGCGATCAGCGAGGCGCTCGCCGAGGCGCACGGCGCGGCGACGCTCGACGTCCTGCCCGGCTGCGGCCACTGGACCGCCCTCGAGCGGCCGAACGACGTGACCGAGCACCTCCTCAAGTTCTTCTGA
- a CDS encoding TSUP family transporter, whose amino-acid sequence MTLGEAAIIAFAGVWAGMINTIVGSGTLVTFPVLLALGFPPLTANVSNGLGLVPGSVTGAIGYRRELRGLTGRVLRLAVPTALGGLAGALLLFALPSGVFDAVVPVLVALAVVLVVVQPAVARRIAARRPSGEPRTRVGVGMQASVFGTGVYGGYFGAAQGVLLLGVLGIGIDDDLQRHNAVKNILASVANLVSGLVFALVAPVSWPVVGLIAGGSIVGGVLGALIGRRLPPIVLRGVIVVVGLAALVQLLLR is encoded by the coding sequence GTGACCCTCGGCGAGGCGGCGATCATCGCGTTCGCCGGCGTGTGGGCCGGGATGATCAACACGATCGTCGGCTCCGGCACGCTCGTGACGTTCCCGGTGCTGCTCGCGCTCGGCTTCCCGCCACTCACGGCCAACGTGTCGAACGGCCTGGGACTGGTACCCGGGTCGGTCACCGGCGCCATCGGGTACCGCCGGGAGCTGAGAGGACTGACCGGCCGCGTCCTGCGGCTGGCGGTCCCGACCGCCCTCGGCGGCCTGGCCGGGGCGCTGCTGCTGTTCGCCCTGCCGTCGGGGGTCTTCGACGCCGTCGTCCCGGTGCTGGTGGCGCTGGCCGTCGTGCTCGTGGTGGTCCAGCCCGCGGTGGCCCGCCGGATCGCCGCCCGCCGACCCTCCGGCGAACCCCGCACGCGCGTCGGCGTCGGGATGCAGGCGTCGGTGTTCGGTACGGGGGTCTACGGCGGCTACTTCGGCGCGGCGCAGGGCGTGCTGCTGCTCGGGGTGCTGGGCATCGGCATCGACGACGACCTGCAGCGGCACAACGCCGTCAAGAACATCCTCGCGTCCGTCGCGAACCTGGTCTCGGGCCTCGTGTTCGCCCTCGTGGCCCCGGTGTCGTGGCCCGTCGTCGGGTTGATCGCGGGCGGGTCGATCGTCGGCGGCGTCCTCGGGGCGTTGATCGGCCGCCGGCTCCCGCCGATCGTGCTGCGCGGGGTCATCGTGGTGGTCGGCCTCGCGGCGCTGGTGCAGCTCCTGCTCCGCTGA
- a CDS encoding FadR/GntR family transcriptional regulator, producing MSAPPTGGPVAARLRSLLDDAVAAGTLGTGAKIPTERALCDTLQVSRTAVRSALAELEREGRITRHVGRGTFLAELEGGPDLPVPARGTLQTSPAEIMATRLVLEPEIAALAARHATPSDLEHVRHCLARGNATTTYEEFEAWDSALHRAIATAAHNGLLLRLFDTMNAARDLPVWGSLKRRSATPERRRGYECTHGEIVDALAERDADGARDHMRAHLVDVRTNLLGMH from the coding sequence ATGTCCGCACCACCGACCGGCGGCCCCGTCGCGGCCCGTCTGCGGTCCCTGCTCGACGACGCCGTCGCGGCCGGCACCCTCGGGACCGGCGCCAAGATCCCGACCGAGCGGGCGCTCTGCGACACGCTGCAGGTCTCGCGCACCGCGGTGCGCTCCGCGCTCGCCGAGCTCGAACGCGAGGGCCGGATCACCCGCCACGTCGGCCGCGGCACCTTCCTCGCCGAGCTCGAGGGCGGCCCGGACCTGCCCGTGCCCGCCCGCGGCACGCTGCAGACCAGCCCGGCCGAGATCATGGCGACCCGCCTCGTGCTCGAGCCCGAGATCGCGGCGCTCGCGGCGCGGCACGCCACCCCGTCGGACCTCGAGCACGTCCGGCACTGCCTGGCGCGCGGGAACGCGACGACCACCTACGAGGAGTTCGAGGCCTGGGACTCCGCCCTGCACCGCGCGATCGCGACCGCCGCGCACAACGGCCTACTCCTGCGGCTCTTCGACACCATGAACGCCGCGCGCGACCTGCCGGTGTGGGGCAGCCTCAAGCGCCGCTCCGCCACCCCCGAGCGGCGCCGCGGGTACGAGTGCACCCACGGCGAGATCGTCGACGCCCTCGCCGAGCGCGACGCCGACGGCGCGCGCGACCACATGCGGGCCCACCTCGTCGACGTCCGCACCAACCTGCTCGGGATGCACTGA
- a CDS encoding LLM class flavin-dependent oxidoreductase — protein sequence MTQGLRFGWLSPVIGNRWSDQVPIAAYQDTEILPTALPHFDSLWIADHFYGFDEKTDPFLEAWTTLTWLAARHESVELCHHVLGVGYRHPPLLAKMAATLQYLSGGRFVLGIGAGWREKEYEAYGYEFPKPSVRFAQLEETIEICRRMWTQEYPSYEGRFTTITEASAPPLTDPPPRVCIGAAGEKVGLPMVGRLADLWNGPAGDGFTRRRDIVRNAAEQAGRDPDAIEVTVTLERALPETDDDSAKLVEELAGHRDLGVGHVVMDFGHPRSTEPVLRFAEQVIAPLKG from the coding sequence GTGACTCAGGGTCTGCGGTTCGGATGGCTGTCCCCCGTGATCGGCAACCGGTGGTCGGACCAGGTGCCGATCGCCGCGTACCAGGACACGGAGATCCTGCCGACGGCGTTGCCGCACTTCGACTCGCTGTGGATCGCCGACCACTTCTACGGGTTCGACGAGAAGACCGACCCGTTCCTCGAGGCGTGGACGACGCTGACGTGGCTCGCGGCGCGGCACGAGTCGGTGGAGCTCTGCCACCACGTGCTCGGCGTCGGCTACCGGCACCCGCCGCTGCTGGCGAAGATGGCGGCGACGCTGCAGTACCTCTCCGGCGGGCGGTTCGTGCTCGGGATCGGCGCCGGCTGGCGGGAGAAGGAGTACGAGGCGTACGGCTACGAGTTCCCGAAGCCGTCGGTGCGGTTCGCGCAGCTCGAGGAGACCATCGAGATCTGCCGGCGGATGTGGACGCAGGAGTACCCCTCGTACGAGGGCCGGTTCACCACCATCACCGAGGCGTCCGCTCCCCCGCTGACCGACCCGCCGCCGCGCGTGTGCATCGGTGCGGCGGGCGAGAAGGTCGGGCTCCCGATGGTCGGGCGGCTCGCCGACCTGTGGAACGGGCCGGCCGGGGACGGCTTCACCCGTCGTCGGGACATCGTGCGGAACGCGGCCGAGCAGGCGGGCCGGGACCCCGACGCGATCGAGGTGACGGTGACGCTCGAGCGCGCGCTGCCCGAGACCGACGACGACTCCGCGAAGCTCGTCGAGGAGCTCGCCGGGCACCGGGACCTCGGGGTGGGACACGTCGTCATGGACTTCGGGCACCCGCGCTCCACGGAACCGGTCCTGCGCTTCGCCGAGCAGGTCATCGCGCCGCTGAAGGGCTGA
- a CDS encoding metal-dependent hydrolase family protein, with product MSKVLFRNVSILDSTGALPYPGDVLVEDDRIAAVGTVDATRADGAQVVEGRGRTLMSGLCDAHTHFSWNNSADLDGLGLMPVEEHLLFSMESAKKYIDSGYTMCLGAASAKERLDVVCRDAIAAGRIPGPRYLANGPEIAVTGGALIKSITKFADGPEGMRKAVRELIDLGVDQIKLSMTGEEITGTQRAEDTYFSDEEVAAAVAEAHRRGKRVCAHARSAESVKMCLRNKVDIIYHASFTDAEGMDMLEANKDWVFVAPGINWLVATLYEAEAFGFPQEAAEAVGYKKELEVATEGLREMHRRGIKLLPGGDYGFAWTPHGTYARDLEHFVERLGFTPMEAIISATAWGGEIMLQPDELGKVQPGYLADLILVDGDPLEDITVLQDHDRLHAIMKDGRFHKEDAPLVTHSGLDDPAGPVSPATREYVEARP from the coding sequence ATGAGCAAGGTCCTGTTCCGCAACGTCTCGATCCTCGACTCCACCGGGGCCCTGCCCTACCCCGGTGACGTGCTCGTCGAGGACGACCGCATCGCCGCGGTGGGCACCGTCGACGCCACGCGCGCCGACGGCGCGCAGGTGGTGGAGGGGCGCGGACGCACCCTCATGTCCGGGCTGTGCGACGCCCACACGCACTTCTCGTGGAACAACTCCGCCGACCTCGACGGCCTCGGCCTGATGCCGGTCGAGGAGCACCTGCTCTTCTCGATGGAGTCGGCGAAGAAGTACATCGACTCCGGCTACACGATGTGCCTGGGCGCCGCCTCGGCCAAGGAGCGCCTCGACGTCGTCTGCCGCGACGCCATCGCCGCCGGCCGCATCCCCGGCCCGCGCTACCTCGCCAACGGCCCGGAGATCGCCGTGACCGGCGGCGCGCTCATCAAGTCGATCACGAAGTTCGCGGACGGCCCCGAGGGCATGCGCAAGGCGGTCCGCGAGCTGATCGACCTCGGCGTCGACCAGATCAAGCTGTCGATGACCGGTGAGGAGATCACCGGCACGCAGCGCGCCGAGGACACCTACTTCTCCGACGAGGAGGTGGCCGCCGCCGTCGCCGAGGCCCACCGCCGCGGCAAGCGCGTGTGCGCCCACGCCCGCTCCGCGGAGAGCGTGAAGATGTGCCTGCGGAACAAGGTCGACATCATCTACCACGCCTCCTTCACCGACGCCGAGGGCATGGACATGCTCGAGGCCAACAAGGACTGGGTGTTCGTCGCGCCCGGCATCAACTGGCTCGTCGCGACCCTCTACGAGGCCGAGGCGTTCGGGTTCCCGCAGGAGGCGGCCGAGGCCGTCGGCTACAAGAAGGAACTCGAGGTGGCCACCGAGGGGCTGCGCGAGATGCACCGGCGCGGCATCAAGCTGCTGCCCGGCGGCGACTACGGGTTCGCGTGGACCCCGCACGGCACCTACGCCCGCGACCTCGAGCACTTCGTCGAGCGGCTCGGCTTCACGCCGATGGAGGCGATCATCTCCGCCACCGCGTGGGGCGGCGAGATCATGCTGCAGCCCGACGAGCTCGGGAAGGTCCAGCCCGGCTACCTCGCCGACCTCATCCTCGTCGACGGCGACCCGCTCGAGGACATCACCGTGCTCCAGGACCACGACCGGCTGCACGCGATCATGAAGGACGGGCGCTTCCACAAGGAGGACGCGCCGCTGGTCACGCACAGCGGGCTCGACGACCCGGCGGGCCCGGTCAGCCCGGCGACCCGCGAGTACGTCGAGGCCCGGCCCTGA
- a CDS encoding TetR family transcriptional regulator, protein MTRPATRPAPAPLRGHPAPRGLREEFRETLRERVLETASAAASEQGWGQVRMSDLARRSGVSRSAIHREFGDKEAVADALVAHESDRVIAEVGQALIDAPDWRAGLTAALRTTMAARENHPLIETVLTAAHDDLSLLPQLTTGSSAIIARARLLLATWLRGHLPRLPRPLLDDAADVLVRAALSHLAAPDTDRELTVARLQRLAVRLLDPR, encoded by the coding sequence GTGACCCGCCCCGCCACACGTCCCGCCCCCGCCCCGCTCCGGGGGCACCCGGCCCCGCGCGGGCTGCGGGAGGAGTTCCGCGAGACCCTGCGCGAGCGGGTGCTCGAGACCGCGTCGGCCGCCGCCTCCGAGCAGGGCTGGGGCCAGGTCCGCATGAGCGACCTCGCCCGCCGCTCCGGGGTGTCCCGGTCGGCGATCCACCGCGAGTTCGGCGACAAGGAGGCCGTCGCGGACGCCCTCGTGGCGCACGAGTCCGACCGGGTGATCGCCGAGGTCGGGCAGGCGCTGATCGACGCGCCGGACTGGCGCGCGGGCCTCACGGCCGCCCTGCGCACGACGATGGCCGCCCGGGAGAACCACCCGCTGATCGAGACGGTGCTGACCGCGGCACACGACGACCTGAGCCTGCTCCCGCAGCTCACCACCGGCAGCAGCGCGATCATCGCCCGGGCGCGGCTCCTGCTCGCGACGTGGTTGCGGGGTCATCTCCCCCGCCTGCCGCGCCCGTTGCTCGACGACGCGGCCGACGTCCTCGTCCGCGCGGCCCTGAGCCACCTCGCGGCGCCGGACACCGACCGCGAGCTCACGGTCGCCCGATTGCAGCGCCTCGCCGTCCGCCTCCTCGACCCCCGCTGA
- a CDS encoding Asp23/Gls24 family envelope stress response protein, translating into MTRPARPGDLDVPALVAGVDVDRVAAAVLACPLVAELVTGEHGAVATHLPGRRIAGVRVHDDGPGPARITVSVSACYGAPMGRLVEQVRSAVAVRAPGHPVDVVVADVA; encoded by the coding sequence GTGACCCGGCCGGCACGGCCCGGTGACCTCGACGTCCCGGCCCTCGTGGCCGGCGTCGACGTCGACCGGGTCGCTGCTGCGGTCCTCGCCTGCCCACTGGTGGCGGAGCTCGTCACCGGCGAGCACGGCGCCGTCGCGACGCACCTGCCCGGACGCCGGATCGCCGGTGTCCGGGTGCACGACGACGGGCCGGGTCCGGCGCGCATCACCGTGTCGGTGTCGGCCTGCTACGGCGCCCCGATGGGCCGCCTGGTCGAGCAGGTCCGCTCGGCCGTCGCGGTCCGGGCGCCCGGCCATCCGGTCGACGTCGTCGTGGCGGACGTCGCCTGA
- a CDS encoding DUF1636 family protein translates to MPLLVCRTCPRDRTDTGSFGAALDPLLTGAAGRGVRVRHVPCLGGCPNDGNVAVDGPGKPRVRFSRIAAEDAAALVEAAVAFDASESGLPDVGWEVPDALRGRLTAVTPKRVG, encoded by the coding sequence GTGCCGCTGCTCGTCTGCCGGACCTGTCCACGCGACCGCACGGACACCGGCTCGTTCGGCGCCGCGCTCGACCCGCTCCTGACGGGGGCGGCCGGGCGCGGCGTCCGCGTGCGGCACGTGCCGTGCCTCGGTGGTTGCCCGAACGACGGGAACGTGGCCGTCGACGGGCCGGGCAAGCCGCGGGTGCGGTTCTCCCGCATCGCCGCCGAGGACGCCGCCGCGCTCGTCGAGGCCGCGGTGGCCTTCGACGCCAGCGAGAGCGGTCTTCCCGACGTCGGGTGGGAGGTCCCGGACGCCCTGCGGGGCCGGCTCACCGCCGTCACCCCGAAGCGGGTCGGGTGA
- a CDS encoding aldo/keto reductase yields MQHRQLGSTGPLVTSPALGCMGLSGVYGAVDEDEGVRVIHAYLDAGGTLLDTGDFYGSGHNEMLIRRALADRSREDVVLSVKFGAMRAPDGGMVGVDARPAAVKNFLTYSLQRLGVDHVDVYRPARLDPAVPIEDTVGAIAELVEQGYVRHVGLSEVSAATIRRAAAVTPICDLQIEYSVLSREIEAEILPTCRELGVGITAYGVLGRGLIGGSGAVTGGRAMTPRWQGEHREHNQALVARLHEMAAAKDVTVAQLAIGWVSAQGGDVVPVIGARRVDQVTSSLTDVELTADDLARVDELIPAGSVSGDRYPAAAMAQLDSER; encoded by the coding sequence ATGCAGCACCGACAGCTCGGCTCCACCGGTCCCCTCGTCACCTCCCCCGCCCTCGGGTGCATGGGCCTGTCCGGCGTGTACGGCGCCGTCGACGAGGACGAGGGGGTCCGCGTGATCCACGCCTACCTCGACGCCGGCGGCACCCTCCTCGACACCGGCGACTTCTACGGCTCCGGCCACAACGAGATGCTCATCCGCCGTGCCCTGGCCGACCGGTCCCGCGAGGACGTGGTCCTCTCGGTCAAGTTCGGGGCGATGCGGGCTCCCGACGGCGGGATGGTCGGGGTCGATGCGCGCCCGGCGGCCGTGAAGAACTTCCTCACCTACTCGTTGCAGCGGCTCGGGGTCGACCACGTCGACGTCTACCGTCCGGCGCGGCTCGATCCCGCGGTGCCGATCGAGGACACCGTCGGCGCGATCGCCGAGCTCGTCGAGCAGGGGTACGTGCGGCACGTCGGGCTCAGCGAGGTCTCGGCCGCGACGATCCGGCGGGCCGCCGCGGTGACGCCGATCTGCGACCTGCAGATCGAGTACTCGGTGCTGAGCCGCGAGATCGAGGCGGAGATCCTGCCGACCTGCCGGGAGCTCGGCGTCGGGATCACCGCCTACGGCGTGCTGGGGCGCGGGCTGATCGGCGGCAGCGGGGCCGTGACCGGCGGCCGGGCGATGACCCCGCGCTGGCAGGGCGAGCACCGCGAGCACAACCAGGCCCTCGTCGCCCGGCTGCACGAGATGGCGGCGGCGAAGGACGTCACGGTGGCGCAGCTGGCGATCGGCTGGGTGAGTGCGCAGGGCGGGGACGTCGTGCCGGTGATCGGGGCGCGGCGGGTCGACCAGGTCACGTCGTCGCTGACCGACGTCGAGCTCACCGCGGACGACCTCGCCCGCGTCGACGAGCTGATCCCGGCCGGATCGGTCTCCGGCGACCGCTACCCCGCGGCGGCGATGGCGCAGCTCGACAGCGAACGGTGA
- a CDS encoding DICT sensory domain-containing protein, translating to MEGPLAHATRTRVERAFIDNLSDHTRVARDRASGQRPERLSKRLLVDVSHAVEKAVMAGSVEQPTVVVALFQQLPYFDRERAVYEAMAAAGVTAVVGFVAGEAHEAPTGVPVVELDPAEALADEWTVVALGPRAGAFLVATDQHSYDPTDPAVEPSRVFDGRWGFSRAQAANELARLRFALGTRLAPEVLRTIDDLLATTMPAGGDAAGSAGSPGEMWATTSLYHMIDRMRDAHAGTRELREQIADAHAAAGARAVAGTDPASGLPDAGFLEQWTPRGGPGALQVGVALFDIPAFTGEALAPARAAYHAGHRVAAALTEPLGPVDVAVRLDVRTFVVLVPGASAVYLNELADRIGEGLAFASEGHPGVALTARVATTTTRDRPLPIDDLRAALEHADASGDPVDAGRTPSGGHIMVAAGPVEAPAHDEPVDGPATGEIPVVDEPAGDPAGRHVRLVEDIPSVPAPEPRTPVDLHDPDDEPRLPRPSPFGSTMARPPRPTAPTSDELGGPGGWFRADG from the coding sequence ATGGAGGGTCCGCTCGCCCACGCCACCCGCACCCGGGTCGAACGGGCGTTCATCGACAACCTGTCCGACCACACCCGCGTGGCGCGCGACCGGGCGAGCGGCCAACGCCCGGAGCGGTTGTCGAAGCGGCTCCTCGTCGACGTGTCGCACGCCGTGGAGAAGGCCGTCATGGCGGGCTCGGTGGAACAGCCGACGGTGGTCGTCGCCCTGTTCCAGCAGCTGCCCTACTTCGACCGCGAACGGGCGGTCTACGAGGCGATGGCCGCAGCGGGCGTGACCGCCGTGGTCGGGTTCGTGGCGGGGGAGGCCCACGAGGCGCCGACCGGGGTGCCGGTGGTGGAGCTCGACCCGGCCGAGGCGCTCGCCGACGAGTGGACGGTCGTCGCGCTGGGACCTCGTGCGGGGGCCTTCCTCGTCGCCACCGACCAGCACTCCTACGACCCGACCGATCCCGCCGTGGAGCCCAGCCGTGTGTTCGACGGCCGGTGGGGCTTCTCGCGCGCGCAGGCGGCGAACGAGCTGGCGCGGCTGCGCTTCGCGCTGGGCACCCGCCTGGCACCCGAGGTGCTCCGGACGATCGACGACCTGCTCGCCACCACCATGCCCGCGGGTGGTGACGCGGCGGGCTCGGCCGGCAGCCCGGGGGAGATGTGGGCGACCACGTCGCTCTACCACATGATCGACCGGATGCGGGACGCGCACGCGGGCACCCGGGAGCTGCGCGAGCAGATCGCCGACGCGCACGCCGCGGCCGGGGCGCGGGCGGTGGCCGGGACCGATCCGGCCAGCGGTCTGCCCGACGCCGGGTTCCTCGAGCAGTGGACGCCGCGCGGCGGTCCGGGCGCCCTGCAGGTCGGGGTCGCGTTGTTCGACATCCCGGCGTTCACGGGCGAGGCCCTGGCCCCGGCGCGCGCGGCCTACCACGCGGGCCACCGGGTCGCCGCCGCGCTGACCGAACCGCTCGGGCCGGTCGACGTCGCGGTCCGGCTGGACGTCCGCACGTTCGTCGTCCTCGTCCCGGGTGCCTCGGCGGTGTACCTCAACGAGCTCGCCGACCGCATCGGGGAGGGCCTCGCGTTCGCGTCCGAGGGGCACCCGGGCGTCGCCCTGACCGCCCGTGTCGCCACGACGACCACCCGGGACCGTCCGCTCCCGATCGACGACCTGCGCGCCGCCCTCGAGCACGCCGACGCCTCGGGCGACCCGGTCGACGCCGGTCGCACCCCCTCGGGAGGCCACATCATGGTCGCGGCCGGACCGGTCGAGGCCCCCGCGCACGACGAACCCGTCGACGGACCGGCGACCGGGGAGATCCCGGTCGTCGACGAGCCGGCCGGCGACCCCGCGGGGCGGCACGTGCGCCTGGTCGAGGACATCCCGTCGGTGCCCGCCCCCGAGCCCCGCACGCCCGTCGACCTGCACGATCCCGACGACGAGCCGCGGCTGCCCCGCCCGAGCCCGTTCGGCTCCACGATGGCCCGGCCGCCCCGCCCGACCGCCCCGACCTCCGACGAGCTCGGGGGCCCGGGCGGCTGGTTCCGCGCGGACGGCTGA
- a CDS encoding fumarylacetoacetate hydrolase family protein, with translation MKLVTYTDGGHEAVGLVEADGTTVLDLGPVVGNRTLVEVVEDWAALAPAIAAAADLRRVEGPRLLAPFPRPRRDLFAVGKNYREHVAEFGRSGYDTPQRSEDLPEKPIVFSKATTAVTGPHDDVEAHPGITSELDYESELAVIIGRGGRGISREQALEHVWGYTIVNDVTARDVQRDHKQWLLGKSLDTHAPMGPWAVSADEVGDVTALVVSSTVNGEPRQKAPVADLIFDVPELIRVISAGITLLPGDVIATGTPAGVGIGFDPPRFLVPSDVVECAITGLGSLRNTIR, from the coding sequence GTGAAGCTGGTGACGTACACCGACGGCGGGCACGAGGCCGTCGGCCTGGTCGAGGCCGACGGGACGACGGTGCTCGACCTCGGGCCCGTCGTCGGGAACCGGACCCTGGTCGAGGTCGTCGAGGACTGGGCGGCGCTGGCGCCCGCGATCGCGGCGGCCGCGGACCTGCGCCGCGTCGAGGGGCCCCGCCTGCTCGCGCCGTTCCCGCGACCGCGCCGCGACCTGTTCGCGGTGGGGAAGAACTACCGGGAGCACGTGGCCGAGTTCGGGCGGTCCGGCTACGACACCCCGCAGCGCTCCGAGGACCTGCCGGAGAAGCCGATCGTCTTCTCGAAGGCGACCACGGCCGTCACCGGTCCCCACGACGACGTCGAGGCCCACCCCGGCATCACGAGCGAGCTGGACTACGAGTCCGAGCTCGCCGTCATCATCGGGCGCGGCGGGCGCGGCATCTCCCGCGAGCAGGCGCTCGAGCACGTGTGGGGCTACACGATCGTCAACGACGTCACGGCCCGGGACGTGCAGCGCGACCACAAGCAGTGGCTGCTCGGCAAGTCGCTGGACACCCACGCCCCGATGGGGCCGTGGGCTGTGTCGGCCGACGAGGTCGGCGACGTCACGGCGCTCGTCGTCTCCTCGACGGTCAACGGGGAGCCGCGGCAGAAGGCGCCCGTGGCCGACCTGATCTTCGACGTCCCGGAGCTGATCCGGGTCATCTCCGCGGGGATCACCCTGCTGCCGGGGGACGTCATCGCCACCGGCACCCCGGCCGGCGTCGGGATCGGCTTCGACCCGCCGCGCTTCCTCGTGCCCAGCGACGTCGTCGAGTGCGCGATCACCGGTCTCGGCTCGCTCCGCAACACCATCCGCTGA
- a CDS encoding helix-turn-helix transcriptional regulator, which translates to MASTLRPAARAWQAWPDPGTGRPWLTFPTAGDAGSVIDRAGLGDFLRRRRELLRPAEVGLVPGPRRRTPGLRREEVAQLAGLSVDYYTRLEQARGPHPSELVVGSLARALRCDLDERDHLFHLAGLVPPARRAGRHVSPGLMALVDHLTDVPARIHTDLHDVLWQNPLAATLFGTDPVNPVRRWFTDATLRATTPAEDRAALSAEHVRDLRATAARRAGDADVAELVDDLRTRSAEFRDLWERHEVGVRRVGRKRFAHPEVGLVHLTCEVLLTPESDRVLLVYFPTEGTDAREKLDLLRVIGTQSMHPSS; encoded by the coding sequence ATGGCGTCCACCCTGCGCCCGGCGGCGCGGGCGTGGCAGGCCTGGCCCGACCCAGGGACCGGCCGACCCTGGCTCACGTTCCCGACGGCGGGTGATGCTGGGTCGGTGATCGACCGCGCGGGCCTCGGGGACTTCCTCCGGCGACGACGGGAGCTGCTGCGGCCCGCCGAGGTCGGGCTCGTGCCGGGACCCCGACGACGGACGCCGGGGTTGCGCCGCGAGGAGGTCGCGCAGCTGGCGGGGTTGTCGGTCGACTACTACACGCGCCTCGAGCAGGCCCGCGGCCCGCACCCGAGCGAACTGGTCGTCGGGAGCCTGGCTCGGGCGCTGCGCTGCGATCTCGACGAGCGCGACCACCTCTTCCACCTCGCCGGGCTCGTGCCGCCGGCGCGGCGGGCCGGTCGGCACGTGTCGCCCGGGTTGATGGCCCTGGTCGACCACCTCACGGACGTGCCGGCCCGCATCCACACCGACCTGCACGACGTGCTCTGGCAGAACCCGCTCGCCGCCACGCTGTTCGGCACCGATCCGGTCAACCCGGTCCGCCGCTGGTTCACCGACGCCACGCTCCGGGCCACGACCCCGGCCGAGGACCGGGCCGCGCTGTCCGCCGAACACGTCCGCGACCTGCGCGCCACCGCCGCCCGGCGGGCCGGGGACGCGGACGTCGCGGAGCTGGTGGACGACCTGCGGACGCGCAGCGCGGAGTTCCGGGACCTGTGGGAGCGCCACGAGGTCGGGGTCCGGCGGGTCGGCCGGAAGCGCTTCGCCCACCCCGAGGTCGGGCTCGTGCACCTGACCTGCGAGGTGCTGCTGACCCCGGAGTCCGACCGCGTCCTGCTCGTCTACTTCCCGACCGAGGGCACCGACGCCCGCGAGAAGCTCGACCTGCTGCGGGTGATCGGGACGCAGTCGATGCACCCGTCGTCGTGA
- a CDS encoding Asp23/Gls24 family envelope stress response protein, which translates to MSTPTPTAPKATTPSPVSPAAGSALASTQGKTTIADGVVAKVAGLAAREVNGVYGFGGTAARAFGAITERIPGSRSSASQGVSVEVGERQAAVDLTIVVEYGVAIAELSRAIRRNVIGAVEQMTGLEVTEVNVDVVDLHLPDEEDDAPAPAPARVR; encoded by the coding sequence ATGAGCACCCCGACTCCCACCGCCCCGAAGGCCACGACGCCGAGCCCCGTCTCCCCCGCCGCCGGCTCGGCCCTCGCCAGCACCCAGGGCAAGACCACGATCGCCGACGGTGTCGTCGCGAAGGTCGCCGGCCTGGCCGCCCGCGAGGTGAACGGCGTGTACGGGTTCGGCGGTACGGCCGCGCGCGCCTTCGGCGCCATCACCGAGCGCATCCCGGGCAGCCGCTCCTCCGCGTCGCAGGGGGTGTCGGTCGAGGTGGGCGAGCGTCAGGCCGCCGTCGACCTCACGATCGTCGTCGAGTACGGCGTGGCGATCGCCGAGCTGTCGCGCGCCATCCGCCGCAACGTCATCGGCGCGGTCGAGCAGATGACCGGCCTCGAGGTCACCGAGGTCAACGTGGACGTCGTCGACCTGCACCTCCCGGACGAGGAGGACGACGCCCCGGCCCCGGCCCCCGCCCGCGTCCGGTGA